A genomic window from Lotus japonicus ecotype B-129 chromosome 1, LjGifu_v1.2 includes:
- the LOC130735804 gene encoding uncharacterized protein LOC130735804, producing the protein MAAMARALQAFASYLLSSEARTWWTSVRGRITPEEGELTWEIFKNSFLEKYFPVDAKGRKEMEFLELKQEAMSVGEYAAKFEELCRFNPHYNAASDETSKCVKIFEENEKTRKEYLKGLGVNKAPRKKEEKRKPYFRPQDQGRNQFGRTWNPTRGSGFQGRPGGFNNTPFCARCGSNGHRAQECRVVLGRQSGLQTGGSGNPNPTTTVGEGSNRNANVTPRDNRRVGRSAIKGKVFAMTVEEASESPELIEGATHSFISHERVKQLGFPVTSLAWDSEISTPTKNTSRTSKLPLEMRDILNDSNIPVRIIRNVK; encoded by the exons ATGGCTGCCATGGCGCGAGCACTTCAAGCTTTCGCTAGCTATTTACTTTCAAGTGAAGCAAGGACATGGTGGACGAGTGTGAGGGGAAGAATTACCCCGGAGGAAGGAGAGTTGACTTGGGAAATCTTCAAGAATTCTTTTCTTGAGAAGTATTTTCCGGTGGATGCCAAAGGTAGGAAGGAGATGGAATTTTTGGAATTGAAGCAAGAAGCGATGTCAGTAGGTGAGTATGCCGCAAAGTTTGAAGAGTTGTGCCGATTCAATCCGCACTACAACGCGGCTAGTGATGAAACATCAAAGTGTGTCAA GATTTTCGAAGAAAATGAGAAGACACGAAAGGAGTACTTGAAAGGACTGGGTGTGAATAAGGCACCAAGGAagaaagaggagaagaggaaaccttatttccgacCACAGGATCAGGGAAGGAATCAATTCGGAAGGACTTGGAACCCAACGAGAGGATCTGGATTCCAAGGGAGACCTGGAGGATTCAATAATACCCCGTTCTGCGCGAGATGTGGCAGTAATGGACACCGTGCGCAAGAATGCAGAGTGGTATTGGGAAGACAATCGGGATTACAAACTGGAGGAAGCGGAAACCCGAATCCCACCACCACAGTTGGAGAAGGGAGCAATAGGAATGCAAACGTGACACCCAGAGACAATAGGAGGGTTGGACGCTCAGCGATCAAAGGGAAGGTGTTCGCAATGACGGTGGAGGAAGCGTCTGAATCACCGGAGCTCATTGAAG gtgcaacgcattcgtttATATCACACGAGAGGGTCAAACAATTAGGATTTCCTGTGACAAGTTTGGCATGGGACTCCGAAATTAGTACCCCAACTAAGAATACTAGTAGAACCTCTAAG TTACCTTTGGAGATGAGGGACATCTTAAATGACTCAAACATACCAGTGAGGATAATTCGAAACGTGAAGTAG